The genome window CTTCCAAAACTTTTAAACTCCCAACCGAATCTCGGGCTTAGAAAAACCTGGAAAGAGAAAGGGGATCAGAAGACGTTGAGCTGGTCGTCGAGAATCATCTTCTGTATCTTCGTTATGTCGGCGAGCCAGGCGTCGGCTATCTCGTAGGCCGGCTTCTGGATGGTCTCGAGGCCGTAGCCCTTCTTCGGGATTATCTGGACGCTCGCGACGAGCGGCTCGTCGATGGGCTTGCCTATCTGGCTGAGTATCCTGACGTAGACCTCCTCGACACCCTCAACCTGCTCGGCTATGTCACTGGCAATGAGCATTGAGAGGAGGTTGTAAATCTTTCCGACGTGGCTGACCGGGTTCTTTCCGGCCGCGGCCTCCATGCTCATGTGCCTGTTCGGGGTGATGAGGCCGTTAACGCGGTTGCCCCTTCCAACGCTACCGTCGTCGCCTGCCTCAGCGCTGGTTCCGGTGACGGTGATGTAGTAGATTCCCTTCTCGGGGTCGTCTGCGGTGTTCACGTAGATGTTGACCTTTCTCTCGGTGTGGGCTTCGGCGACGCCCTTGGCGGCCTCATAGATGGCCTCCTTGACGGCCATGTACTCGTCCGGGTCGGCAACCTCGCTGTCCACCATGGCAGCCGCGATGGTGATGTCTATCTCGTCGCCCTTTCTGAGTCCCATGACCTTGATGTCCTCACCAACCGCCGGGTACTTCCTCTTAAACTCGTCGCTGTTGAGGAGCCTCTCGGTCTCGTAAACTATCCTCTCGGTCTCGCTGAGCGGGGCGTAGCCAACGCCGAAGCTGGTATCGTTGGCGAGCGGGATCGGGGTTTCCTTGGCCTTGTTGAAGACACCGACGAGGTCAACGCTTCCCTGGCCGATGCGGGAGTCGATGATGACGTGGTTCTCAAGGTCGAGGTGCCTGACGGCCTTCCTGAGGTACTCGCGGGCGGCTTTAATGGCAACCTCGTGAACCGGGAAGAGCTCGCGGTCA of Thermococcus sp. JdF3 contains these proteins:
- a CDS encoding methionine adenosyltransferase, yielding MAEKVRNIVVEELMRTPVEMQRVELVERKGIGHPDSIADGIAEAVSRALSREYVKRYGIILHHNTDQVEVVGGKAYPRFGGGEVIKPIYILLSGRAVEIVDRELFPVHEVAIKAAREYLRKAVRHLDLENHVIIDSRIGQGSVDLVGVFNKAKETPIPLANDTSFGVGYAPLSETERIVYETERLLNSDEFKRKYPAVGEDIKVMGLRKGDEIDITIAAAMVDSEVADPDEYMAVKEAIYEAAKGVAEAHTERKVNIYVNTADDPEKGIYYITVTGTSAEAGDDGSVGRGNRVNGLITPNRHMSMEAAAGKNPVSHVGKIYNLLSMLIASDIAEQVEGVEEVYVRILSQIGKPIDEPLVASVQIIPKKGYGLETIQKPAYEIADAWLADITKIQKMILDDQLNVF